A region from the Phycodurus eques isolate BA_2022a chromosome 12, UOR_Pequ_1.1, whole genome shotgun sequence genome encodes:
- the nr4a2a gene encoding nuclear receptor subfamily 4 group A member 2a, translating into MPCVQAQYGSSPQGASPASQSFSYHAAAAGEYSCDFLTPEFVKFSMDLTNTEITATTSLPSFSTFMDNYNAAAGYDVKPPCLYQMPHAGGEQSSVKVEDVQMHGYHHHPHHPHHPHHHQQQGHLPPPQSDDLMSHAGPVYFKTPSSPHAPNTPNFQVQPGAVWEEPGGPSLHTFHHNYMMEQRKNPVSRLSLFSFKQSPPGTPVSSCQMRFDGPLHVSMGHDGPASAAAAAAAAAAAAAAAAAAHHRGLDAQSFSVPGVHRKQPSGLAFPHSLQLGHGHQLLDSQVPSPPSRGSPSNEGLCAVCGDNAACQHYGVRTCEGCKGFFKRTVQKNAKYVCLANKNCPVDKRRRNRCQFCRFQKCLVVGMVREVVRTDNLKGRRGRLPSKPKSPQEPSPPSPPVSLISALVRAHVDSNPSMSALDYSRFQASPDYQMAGDNTQHIQQFYDLLTGSMEIIRGWAEKIPGFCELPKPDQDLLFESAFLELFVLRLAYRSNPVEGKLIFCNGVVLHRLQCVRGFGEWVDAIVEFSSNLQGMNIDISAFSCIAALAMVTERHGLREPKRVEELQNKIVNCLKDQVTFTGGGLNRPNYLSKLLGKLPELRTLCTQGLQRIFYLKLEDLVPPPAIIDQLFLDTLPF; encoded by the exons ATGCCCTGCGTCCAGGCTCAGTATGGATCATCGCCGCAAGGAGCCAGCCCCGCTTCCCAGAGCTTCAGCTACCACGCCGCCGCGGCAGGAGAATACAGCTGCGACTTCCTCACTCCCGAGTTCGTGAAGTTTAGCATGGACTTGACCAACACCGAGATCACGGCCACCACCTCCCTGCCCAGCTTCAGCACCTTCATGGACAACTACAACGCGGCGGCCGGCTACGACGTCAAGCCGCCCTGCCTCTACCAGATGCCGCACGCCGGCGGCGAGCAGTCGTCCGTCAAGGTGGAGGACGTGCAGATGCACGGCTACCACCACCACCCGCACCACCCGCACCAcccgcaccaccaccagcagCAGGGCCACCTCCCGCCGCCGCAGTCCGACGACCTGATGAGCCACGCCGGGCCCGTGTACTTCAAGACGCCGTCGTCGCCGCACGCCCCCAACACGCCCAACTTCCAGGTGCAGCCCGGCGCCGTGTGGGAGGAGCCCGGCGGCCCCTCGCTGCACACCTTCCACCACAACTACATGATGGAGCAGCGCAAGAATCCCGTCTCGCGGCTGTCGCTCTTCTCCTTCAAACAGTCGCCGCCCGGCACGCCCGTGTCCAGCTGCCAGATGAGGTTCGACGGCCCGCTGCACGTCTCCATGGGCCACGACGGCCCCGcttcggcggcggcggcggccgctgCAGCTGCggccgcggcggcggcggcggcggcggcgcaccACCGCGGCCTGGACGCGCAGAGCTTCTCGGTGCCCGGCGTCCACCGCAAGCAGCCGAGCGGCCTGGCCTTCCCGCACTCGCTGCAGCTGGGCCACGGACACCAGCTGCTGGACAGCCAGGTGCCGTCGCCGCCCTCCCGCGGATCGCCGTCCAACGAGGGGCTGTGCGCGGTGTGCGGGGACAACGCGGCCTGCCAGCACTACGGGGTTCGAACCTGCGAGGGATGCAAGGGCTTCTTCAAG CGCACCGTCCAGAAAAATGCCAAATATGTGTGCTTAGCCAACAAGAACTGTCCTGTTGACAAACGCCGAAGAAACCGGTGCCAGTTCTGCCGGTTCCAGAAGTGCCTTGTGGTTGGAATGGTGAGAGAAG TCGTGAGGACCGATAATCTGAAAGGTCGACGAGGACGTCTGCCGTCCAAACCCAAAAGCCCCCAGGAGCCCTCCCCCCCGTCGCCGCCGGTGAGCCTCATCAGCGCGCTGGTCAGGGCCCACGTGGACTCCAACCCTTCCATGTCTGCACTGGACTACTCCAGA TTCCAGGCGAGCCCAGACTACCAAATGGCCGGAGACAACACGCAGCACATCCAGCAGTTCTACGACCTGCTCACCGGCTCCATGGAGATCATCCGCGGCTGGGCCGAGAAGATCCCGGGCTTCTGCGAGCTGCCCAAGCCGGACCAGGACCTCCTGTTCGAGTCTGCCTTCCTGGAGCTCTTCGTCCTGCGGCTGGCGTACAG GTCCAACCCGGTGGAAGGCAAGTTGATCTTTTGCAACGGCGTGGTGCTGCACAGGCTGCAGTGCGTGCGCGGCTTCGGCGAGTGGGTGGACGCCATCGTGGAGTTCTCCTCCAACCTGCAAGGCATGAACATCGACATCTCGGCGTTCTCCTGCATCGCCGCGCTCGCCATGGTCACAG aGAGACACGGGCTGAGGGAGCCCAAGCGGGTGGAGGAGCTGCAGAATAAGATCGTCAACTGCCTGAAGGACCAAGTGACGTTCACCGGCGGCGGCCTGAACCGACCCAACTACCTGTCCAAGTTGTTGGGCAAGCTGCCCGAGTTGCGCACGCTGTGCACGCAGGGGCTGCAGCGCATCTTTTACCTCAAACTCGAAGACCTCGTGCCTCCGCCGGCCATCATCGACCAACTCTTCCTCGACACGCTGCCTTTCTAA